One window of Micromonas commoda chromosome 1, complete sequence genomic DNA carries:
- a CDS encoding predicted protein has product MSSNAVTQSDTAQPEQVIMFTPPSQEVMDKLGKDFVGHWESVPGTKWLGCIPLKVDYKRNVYAPTGDEDVYLFESEADVTCCFCNKMHQTTTGRSSGGSSFEEIGQDEESLLQLSGRMVDHTRDDAGSHLVTHQVDGVDHDGLLASRQDTYRFSNTGDATMTSTTTKPYAFKLECKKVSRVPKPLSDRFLQKKEQQAKDLQNSVQMMSDADIDAAVRFCDDVLSAPSLVLLPPTLEKGPLTFGNIFWKHRTVTYPVARIETPDTPALIMKIEIPSKGVWDASIVTASGACVARSSMKAPTKFCKPPSQSALVEWGCKRYGVVGVGAQSQFESEQRCGTVPGQAIFAKGPTQDVVFFEDLNSKRNDLKVAGCKSMAFGCFYLGIPCAIYYGLQADGEPYEALFKTFGGTKIGGFKIEKHRECCVSPDDSLPKTEAVVHFGSMTAEQRRLALVVIMQGAALAAHPKGGGGGGDGGGGGGG; this is encoded by the coding sequence ATGAGCAGCAATGCAGTAACCCAGAGCGATACGGCCCAGCCCGAGCAGGTAATAATGTTCACACCGCCTTCTCAGGAGGTCATGGATAAGCTCGGGAAGGATTTCGTCGGGCACTGGGAGAGCGTGCCGGGCACGAAATGGCTTGGTTGCATCCCACTCAAGGTCGATTACAAGAGGAACGTCTACGCGCCTACAGGAGACGAAGACGTATATCTGTTCGAATCAGAGGCTGACGTCACATGTTGCTTCTGCAACAAAATGCACCAGACCACCACAGGCCGATCATCGGGGGGATCGTCCTTCGAAGAAATTGGCCAAGATGAGGAATCACTGCTCCAGCTGAGCGGCAGGATGGTCGATCacacgcgcgacgacgcgggttcGCATCTCGTCACGCACCAAGTCGACGGTGTGGATCATGACGGTTTGCTGGCTTCAAGGCAAGACACGTATCGCTTCAGCAACACCGGGGACGCAACGATGACCTCCACGACAACTAAGCCGTACGCCTTCAAGTTGGAGTGCAAGAAAGTGTCGAGGGTTCCCAAGCCCCTCTCGGACCGTTTTCTACAGAAGAAGGAGCAACAAGCAAAAGACCTCCAAAATTCCGTGCAGATGATGAGTGACGCGGatatcgacgcggcggtccgcTTCTGCGACGATGTCCTCTCTGCGCCAAGCCTGGTGCTCCTGCCCCCGACCCTGGAAAAAGGACCCTTAACTTTTGGTAATATTTTTTGGAAGCACAGAACCGTCACGTACCCGGTCGCGCGGATCGAGACCCCGGACACACCGGCGCTGATTATGAAAATAGAGATACCGTCAAAAGGCGTGTGGGACGCGTCCATTgtcaccgcgtccggcgcgtgcgtcgcgcgatcgtcgatGAAAGCTCCGACCAAGTTTTGCAAGCCCCCCTCCCAAAGCGCGCTCGTGGAGTGGGGCTGCAAGCGCTACGGCGTGGTTGGAGTGGGAGCGCAGTCTCAATTTGAATCGGAGCAGAGGTGCGGCACGGTACCGGGGCAGGCCATTTTCGCGAAAGGGCCAACGCAAGACGTCGTGTTCTTCGAAGACCTCAACAGCAAGAGAAACGATTTGAAAGTTGCCGGATGCAAAAGCATGGCTTTCGGATGCTTCTATCTTGGTATACCGTGCGCGATATATTACGGTCTACAAGCAGATGGTGAACCGTACGAAGCCCTTTTCAAGACCTTCGGCGGGACGAAAATCGGGGGTTTCAAAATAGAGAAGCACCGGGAGTGTTGTGTGTCACCGGACGACTCCCTGCCAAAGACTGAAGCTGTTGTGCACTTCGGAAGCATG
- a CDS encoding predicted protein, which yields MHTVCAVDTKNVIVSIDGRKVHWVDPRYVGDRWSVVWYRRDVGKTEPVVDEGVVPRWWAREEKSSWVHAKNPAVPNPVVVDPEAVDADDTRVKRHKRGSN from the coding sequence ATGCATACGGTGTGCGCCGTCGATACCAAAAACGTAATCGTCTCAATCGACGGCCGTAAAGTGCACTGGGTGGACCCGCGGTACGTCGGCGATCGATGGAGCGTCGTGTGGTACCGCAGGGATGTTGGTAAAACGGAACCGGTGGTGGACGAAGGCGTGGTGCCGCGGTGGTGGGCGCGAGAGGAGAAGAGCAGCTGGGTTCACGCAAAAAATCCGGCGGTACCAAATCCGGTGGTGGTCGATCCGGAGGCGGTAGATGCGGACGATACGCGGGTAAAGCGGCACAAGCGAGGGTCAAACTGA